The Thunnus thynnus chromosome 2, fThuThy2.1, whole genome shotgun sequence genome includes a region encoding these proteins:
- the hdr gene encoding hematopoietic death receptor isoform X3 encodes MIIFNEVLVVSFLLFTPTWAFPPSGVELGGSRRRRDVTCRDNVEHPSNNICCKNCPAGKYVKSPCTRAGEMGECEECVFGTYIEHSSGLERCFKCTLCRPDQEVVRPCTSTQDTECQCKAGRFCAPDQACEVCKTCSRCKKDEVIVRNCTTTTNTECKKIQSPSASTSVIAPVIGMFLLVAFCCLIWAIVWYRKRRRPTDSQSNRPDGLKAGEDDEQFPELVPLNGEESLRRCFEYFEELDVDYHKRFFRHLGIVDNVIKSKEHLSFEDRMHEVLNIWVEKMGRDASLNDLLKALLVFNQRRTAENIKQKAIDYGHYKCENEFCEPFSGIV; translated from the exons ATGATCATCTTTAATGAA gttTTGGTTGTATCGTTCTTGCTCTTCACACCCACATGGGCGTTTCCGCCGTCTGGCGTCGAGTTGGGAGGCAGCAGGAGACGGCGAGATGTAACCTGCAGAGACAACGTAGAGCACCCGTCCAACAACATCTGCTGTAAAAACTGTCCAGCTG gtaAATATGTAAAATCGCCGTGCACCAGAGCGGGGGAGATGGGGGAGTGTGAGGAATGCGTCTTTGGGACATACATTGAGCACTCCAGCGGACTGGAGCGGTGTTTCAAGTGCACGCTGTGTCGCCCAG ATCAGGAGGTTGTAAGGCCGTGTACTTCGACCCAGGACACTGAATGTCAGTGCAAAGCGGGGAGATTCTGTGCCCCCGACCAAGCGTGTGAGGTGTGCAAGACGTGTTCACG ATGTAAAAAAGATGAAGTGATAGTGAGGAACTGCACCACTACCACCAACACAGAGTGCAAGAAGATCCAGTCCCCGTCTGCCTCTACCTCAG TAATTGCTCCAGTGATCGGGATGTTCCTATTGGTTGCTTTTTGTTGCTTAATTTGGGCAATAGTTTGGTATCGGAAGAGACGCAGACCAACAG ACTCTCAGAGTAACCGACCTGACGGGCTGAAAGCTGGAGAG GATGATGAGCAGTTTCCTGAGCTGGTTCCTTTGAACG GCGAAGAGTCTCTGCGGAgatgttttgaatattttgaagaATTAGACGTCGACTACCACAAGAGATTCTTCCGTCACCTCGGGATTGTCGATAATGTGATCAAAAGCAAAGAGCACCTTTCCTTCGAAGACAGGATGCACGAAGTGCTGAATATTTGGGTGGAAAAAATGGGCAGAGATGCCAGCTTGAATGACCTGCTGAAAGCTTTGCTTGTTTTCAATCAAAGGCGAACAGCCGAGAATATCAAGCAGAAGGCTATTGATTATGGTCATTACAAATGTGAGAATGAATTTTGTGAACCATTTTCAGGAATTGTGTAG
- the hdr gene encoding hematopoietic death receptor isoform X1: protein MIIFNEVLVVSFLLFTPTWAFPPSGVELGGSRRRRDVTCRDNVEHPSNNICCKNCPAGKYVKSPCTRAGEMGECEECVFGTYIEHSSGLERCFKCTLCRPDQEVVRPCTSTQDTECQCKAGRFCAPDQACEVCKTCSRCKKDEVIVRNCTTTTNTECKKIQSPSASTSVIAPVIGMFLLVAFCCLIWAIVWYRKRRRPTDSQSNRPDGLKAGEHYSEERRNGQTRRLSFPNLLSPRQPVRSKSSASIEDERKELFESLSSSASNSQQSITIQHSSAFPASPPRASPMVPWKSNERDDEQFPELVPLNGEESLRRCFEYFEELDVDYHKRFFRHLGIVDNVIKSKEHLSFEDRMHEVLNIWVEKMGRDASLNDLLKALLVFNQRRTAENIKQKAIDYGHYKCENEFCEPFSGIV from the exons ATGATCATCTTTAATGAA gttTTGGTTGTATCGTTCTTGCTCTTCACACCCACATGGGCGTTTCCGCCGTCTGGCGTCGAGTTGGGAGGCAGCAGGAGACGGCGAGATGTAACCTGCAGAGACAACGTAGAGCACCCGTCCAACAACATCTGCTGTAAAAACTGTCCAGCTG gtaAATATGTAAAATCGCCGTGCACCAGAGCGGGGGAGATGGGGGAGTGTGAGGAATGCGTCTTTGGGACATACATTGAGCACTCCAGCGGACTGGAGCGGTGTTTCAAGTGCACGCTGTGTCGCCCAG ATCAGGAGGTTGTAAGGCCGTGTACTTCGACCCAGGACACTGAATGTCAGTGCAAAGCGGGGAGATTCTGTGCCCCCGACCAAGCGTGTGAGGTGTGCAAGACGTGTTCACG ATGTAAAAAAGATGAAGTGATAGTGAGGAACTGCACCACTACCACCAACACAGAGTGCAAGAAGATCCAGTCCCCGTCTGCCTCTACCTCAG TAATTGCTCCAGTGATCGGGATGTTCCTATTGGTTGCTTTTTGTTGCTTAATTTGGGCAATAGTTTGGTATCGGAAGAGACGCAGACCAACAG ACTCTCAGAGTAACCGACCTGACGGGCTGAAAGCTGGAGAG CATTActctgaggagaggaggaacgGACAGACCCGCAGGCTTAGCTTCCCCAATCTGCTCTCACCCCGGCAACCGGTGAGATCCAAATCCTCAGCCTCTATTGAGGATGAGCGTAAAGAGTTGTTTGAAAGCCTCAGCAGCTCTGCCAGTAACTCCCAGCAGAGTATAACCATCCAGCACTCCTCTGCCTTCCCCGCATCACCCCCCCGCGCCAGCCCCATGGTCCCCTGGAAGTCCAACGAGAGG GATGATGAGCAGTTTCCTGAGCTGGTTCCTTTGAACG GCGAAGAGTCTCTGCGGAgatgttttgaatattttgaagaATTAGACGTCGACTACCACAAGAGATTCTTCCGTCACCTCGGGATTGTCGATAATGTGATCAAAAGCAAAGAGCACCTTTCCTTCGAAGACAGGATGCACGAAGTGCTGAATATTTGGGTGGAAAAAATGGGCAGAGATGCCAGCTTGAATGACCTGCTGAAAGCTTTGCTTGTTTTCAATCAAAGGCGAACAGCCGAGAATATCAAGCAGAAGGCTATTGATTATGGTCATTACAAATGTGAGAATGAATTTTGTGAACCATTTTCAGGAATTGTGTAG
- the hdr gene encoding hematopoietic death receptor isoform X2 produces MIIFNEVLVVSFLLFTPTWAFPPSGVELGGSRRRRDVTCRDNVEHPSNNICCKNCPAGKYVKSPCTRAGEMGECEECVFGTYIEHSSGLERCFKCTLCRPDQEVVRPCTSTQDTECQCKAGRFCAPDQACEVCKTCSRCKKDEVIVRNCTTTTNTECKKIQSPSASTSVIAPVIGMFLLVAFCCLIWAIVWYRKRRRPTDSQSNRPDGLKAGEHYSEERRNGQTRRLSFPNLLSPRQPDDEQFPELVPLNGEESLRRCFEYFEELDVDYHKRFFRHLGIVDNVIKSKEHLSFEDRMHEVLNIWVEKMGRDASLNDLLKALLVFNQRRTAENIKQKAIDYGHYKCENEFCEPFSGIV; encoded by the exons ATGATCATCTTTAATGAA gttTTGGTTGTATCGTTCTTGCTCTTCACACCCACATGGGCGTTTCCGCCGTCTGGCGTCGAGTTGGGAGGCAGCAGGAGACGGCGAGATGTAACCTGCAGAGACAACGTAGAGCACCCGTCCAACAACATCTGCTGTAAAAACTGTCCAGCTG gtaAATATGTAAAATCGCCGTGCACCAGAGCGGGGGAGATGGGGGAGTGTGAGGAATGCGTCTTTGGGACATACATTGAGCACTCCAGCGGACTGGAGCGGTGTTTCAAGTGCACGCTGTGTCGCCCAG ATCAGGAGGTTGTAAGGCCGTGTACTTCGACCCAGGACACTGAATGTCAGTGCAAAGCGGGGAGATTCTGTGCCCCCGACCAAGCGTGTGAGGTGTGCAAGACGTGTTCACG ATGTAAAAAAGATGAAGTGATAGTGAGGAACTGCACCACTACCACCAACACAGAGTGCAAGAAGATCCAGTCCCCGTCTGCCTCTACCTCAG TAATTGCTCCAGTGATCGGGATGTTCCTATTGGTTGCTTTTTGTTGCTTAATTTGGGCAATAGTTTGGTATCGGAAGAGACGCAGACCAACAG ACTCTCAGAGTAACCGACCTGACGGGCTGAAAGCTGGAGAG CATTActctgaggagaggaggaacgGACAGACCCGCAGGCTTAGCTTCCCCAATCTGCTCTCACCCCGGCAACCG GATGATGAGCAGTTTCCTGAGCTGGTTCCTTTGAACG GCGAAGAGTCTCTGCGGAgatgttttgaatattttgaagaATTAGACGTCGACTACCACAAGAGATTCTTCCGTCACCTCGGGATTGTCGATAATGTGATCAAAAGCAAAGAGCACCTTTCCTTCGAAGACAGGATGCACGAAGTGCTGAATATTTGGGTGGAAAAAATGGGCAGAGATGCCAGCTTGAATGACCTGCTGAAAGCTTTGCTTGTTTTCAATCAAAGGCGAACAGCCGAGAATATCAAGCAGAAGGCTATTGATTATGGTCATTACAAATGTGAGAATGAATTTTGTGAACCATTTTCAGGAATTGTGTAG